GGATGATGTGTGACACAAAAGAAATTCAGTCCTCAGTGGAGAGATGTGAAGCTAGTTCCTGTTACTATCTGCACTAAGAGCATAAGATACAGACAGATGTGACACAGACTTTGCTCATTCTTCTTTTAGATTCTTAGAatagattgaccaattaacctatatgattttggatggtgggaggaagctggagaacccatgcagacatggggagaacatgcaaactccacacataaAGGCCTGGCACcagctggaatcgaacccaggaccttctgactTTGAGTCAAcggtgctaaccactacaccactatCCCACATTCATGCAAAAGTCATTTTCACCACCATTGTAGCATACATGCTAACAGCTCCACATGAATCTCAGTAGTGTTTAGTCCCATGTGGGGGAATAACCACAAGGCAGCAGCTACCTGGCTGACATGTAGAGGATTACATGTAATAGATGGCTCTGTGTCCAGTGCAGCTTTAAGAGTAAAGTTTGTTATCACTGCTCCCTGCTCTCTCATTGCACTAAGCTTTAAAGTGCATACTTGCAAATAGTGACAAGATGAGAGGTTCAATGCTAAATATTAACACTGTTCATGCTCAACTTCACCTTGATACTTTAATTTTATGTGAAGTGTATGAAAAACAGGGAAGCCTGTGATGTTAGTTCAGGACATTTATATGTTATCAGTGCTCACTGTTACTGTcaacatttgcattttattgttgctCCATCTTCATCCATCTCTGAATTTAGGTTTGGATGATATGTTATTGTCACTGGGCTCTCATTGAGTTAAGCTTTTAAAGTATGCTTGCAAGGATGGACAAATTTAGAAACTGCAAGCCAAATATCAACAATGTACATACTGTAATTCATTTTCATATGTCTGTTCATGTATTTTGTCCACCTGTAATTATTTAGGATTATGTCTGTACAGTGTAAATTCAAATCACTTTCAATCTGTGAGCATTGTCACACATCATTTCCCTTGTAAACTGTAATAAAGAGCCAGAATAAAACATCCACATCAAGATTCTGAGACgccataaaaaataattttaaaaatgacagATGTGTGTAGCAAACTGCAAAAGTCCAAAGCCAACATTAGGTTTTGTGGTTTAGTAAAGTTGATCACACAAATGCATTTGTCActgtctgtattaagatacactctggatatatgggaagtatgtacaacagTTAAAACAAAGGTTTCAGGGGGAAAACTTCTTGGGGAAAAACACACTTTCTATAagccaaagtggtagtatttcgTGTGACTTCCCTTGGAACTTCATATGTCTTAAACcgttttgttcagacaaaatcAGATTAATTGCATTAActgtctgatgttttataccaggtttcattcaacacatgtcatgGGGACAGGGGTCACAATtaatagtcactttaacctttacagctcatttcattcagttttttgtgtgtcttttaaggctgtgcacatattatTTGGATTTTCatgttgaaaatgaaaaaaaagaatgagaaattaatatttttgctcatttcaaccctgcaaaaacaacaaagctaaaggtggcctaagacttaaTGGCTGTATATGTGATGGTGTGCgtcatatacagtatatgatgCACATATCTTATACAGTATAGATATGATATGTGCGTCAGTGTTAAATCATACTAAGTAGTGCTTCAATCTGTCTGTCCTGAAGAAACCTTTGTTTTTTCAGGAATGAATCAAGAATCAAACAGCAGAGACAAGAGAATGCTTAAAATGAAGAGTGTGATGTCTGACCTTGAATGCAATATCAGCTATATTGTACTTCTTGGCTGCAATCGCCGTCACTTCATTCTCAATATTTTCCTGTGTCGTTCCCTTTACGtcaatgtaataacagtcaccGCTGGCATAGTGACAGGAGATGGCCtgcaaacataaacacacacagttcacTCTTCAATATCATTCCTTTGCTTATGTCATAAAATTCAATAATATGAACCATGTGGTTTGAGGGTACTGTAGCACTATACCTTACGGAAGCCCTGTGTCTGGTTCATACCGGAGCCGTGGATCAACAGGGGGTGAAAAAACACAGTGTCACCCTTCTCCATCACCAGGTGCACTCTAGGGTGGTCTGGGTTATAGTCACGGACTCCATGGTACATCTTGTTCACACCACCCTGAGAACACATATGAGTACTGAGATAGTGTTGTGTATTAGTATACACTTCCTGGAGTGTTTTGCGCATCCTCATACCTCCCATTCTGGGTAGTCGTGCTCCTTTAGTGTGCCTTTGTGTGTTCCTGGCAGGACAACCAGGCAGCCATTCTGCCGGTTCACTGTCTCCATCGCAGTCCAAGAGCAGACAATCCGATCAGCAGGGCGGAACGGGAAGTAATGCAGGTCCTGATGCATTGGGTGACGAGATGTTTTCTTCCCTGAAATAGCAACACAATCACATTATGACACACCTCAAAGAGAACCTATTGTTGTAACCTTTAATCACAAATAGCCCTCTTCTATCAGTCTATACCTGCATCAGGAGGCTTGTTAATCAGCATGGTGTGCATGGCCATAATGTTGGGTCCAGTGAAACACTCCACATACTTCAGAATCTGACACAAAAAGACAGTTTGTGCTAAAATTAGCCCACATGTAACTGAATATGAAATATAACTGAGATGTCTGTAACAACTAGATAAGCAGACTAGATCATGCTGAGTGATGTGTAGCCTATATGTATATTACACCTGTGGTAAAGAACAGTATTGGAACAGTTCAGGGTCTTCCTGGAAATCCTGGAGTTTAGAGACAGCTTTCTGATCTGGCACAAACTCCGACTTAGCAATTGCCACATCTCTCATCACCACCATACCAGGAATTTTGACTTCCTGCAGACAGATCCGTTCAAATTCCCTCCTGAA
This region of Sphaeramia orbicularis chromosome 12, fSphaOr1.1, whole genome shotgun sequence genomic DNA includes:
- the phyh gene encoding phytanoyl-CoA dioxygenase, peroxisomal, translated to MSRAAERLKLLINHLDRSAAWISASPTSAQTYTNTDLQNLRYTLDNNLLTPEQRLFYEENGFILIKNLVSDEDIEKFRREFERICLQEVKIPGMVVMRDVAIAKSEFVPDQKAVSKLQDFQEDPELFQYCSLPQILKYVECFTGPNIMAMHTMLINKPPDAGKKTSRHPMHQDLHYFPFRPADRIVCSWTAMETVNRQNGCLVVLPGTHKGTLKEHDYPEWEGGVNKMYHGVRDYNPDHPRVHLVMEKGDTVFFHPLLIHGSGMNQTQGFRKAISCHYASGDCYYIDVKGTTQENIENEVTAIAAKKYNIADIAFKDTWAFRGRLVQGERISL